One Lysinibacillus fusiformis genomic window carries:
- a CDS encoding coproporphyrinogen III oxidase produces the protein MKIIHIDQKYPEDWIRVLNHIANLFFEDSKLKVEADEADMAVSFKYRVETDFSVYTNAVLEVDGKRYTNDYTIKYDTEAVGRELNIRMKRALSHVFLDVLEQHSGMHQQWGILTGVRPTKLYHKFRKAGMNDADIAEVLVRDFRLSQEKVELLKEIVDRQLVTIPDLDNIGQEISVYIGIPFCPTKCAYCTFPAYAIGSNRKQGRVATFLDGLHIELREMGKWLTENNMKITSIYWGGGTPTSIEADEMDALYQTMYESFPHPETIREVTVEAGRPDTITPEKLAVLKKWGIDRISVNPQSYTDETLKAIGRHHTVQETIDKFWLARESGMNNINMDLIIGLPNEGTYEFKHSLDESEKMQPESLTVHTLSFKRASEMTRNKDKYKVADRDTVAEMMHMAQLWTKDNEYVPYYLYRQKNILGNLENVGYSKAGEESIYNIVIMEEVQTILGIGCGASSKFVHPETGKITQFHNPKDPAAYIMTFEEAAAKKIELLNDLYNA, from the coding sequence ATGAAAATTATTCACATAGATCAAAAATATCCTGAGGATTGGATTCGTGTTTTAAATCATATTGCGAATTTATTTTTTGAGGATTCCAAACTGAAAGTTGAAGCGGATGAAGCCGATATGGCGGTTTCTTTTAAGTACCGCGTTGAAACAGATTTTTCTGTGTATACGAATGCTGTTCTAGAGGTGGATGGAAAACGTTACACGAATGACTACACTATTAAATATGACACGGAAGCAGTGGGGCGCGAACTAAATATTCGCATGAAGCGTGCATTATCACATGTATTTTTAGATGTGTTGGAACAGCATTCGGGGATGCATCAACAATGGGGGATTTTAACAGGTGTACGACCAACGAAACTGTACCATAAATTTCGGAAGGCGGGCATGAACGATGCAGACATTGCCGAGGTACTTGTACGGGATTTCCGCCTATCACAGGAAAAGGTTGAGCTCCTAAAGGAAATTGTGGATCGTCAATTAGTGACAATTCCAGACTTAGATAACATCGGTCAAGAGATTAGCGTCTATATCGGTATCCCATTTTGCCCGACAAAATGTGCGTACTGTACATTCCCCGCCTATGCAATTGGTAGTAACCGCAAGCAAGGTCGTGTAGCTACATTTTTAGATGGGCTACATATTGAATTGCGTGAAATGGGGAAATGGCTAACGGAAAATAATATGAAAATTACTTCGATTTATTGGGGGGGAGGTACCCCAACTTCTATTGAAGCAGATGAAATGGATGCATTATATCAAACGATGTATGAATCTTTCCCTCATCCTGAAACCATTCGTGAGGTGACGGTAGAAGCAGGGCGTCCTGATACAATTACACCTGAAAAATTAGCTGTGCTGAAAAAATGGGGCATTGATCGGATAAGTGTCAATCCTCAGTCGTACACGGATGAAACGTTAAAGGCAATTGGTCGTCATCATACGGTGCAAGAAACCATTGATAAGTTTTGGCTCGCACGTGAATCAGGTATGAATAATATTAATATGGATTTAATTATTGGCTTGCCTAATGAAGGGACTTATGAATTCAAGCATTCATTGGATGAATCAGAAAAAATGCAACCAGAGTCGCTAACTGTTCATACGTTATCATTCAAGCGAGCATCAGAAATGACCCGCAATAAAGATAAATACAAGGTAGCAGACCGAGACACTGTTGCAGAAATGATGCATATGGCGCAATTGTGGACGAAGGATAATGAGTATGTACCGTACTATTTATATCGTCAAAAAAATATATTAGGAAATTTGGAAAATGTCGGATACAGTAAAGCGGGAGAGGAAAGTATCTATAATATCGTTATTATGGAAGAAGTACAGACAATTTTAGGGATTGGTTGTGGGGCATCTTCGAAATTTGTTCATCCCGAGACGGGGAAGATTACACAGTTCCATAATCCTAAGGACCCTGCAGCCTATATCATGACATTTGAAGAAGCAGCAGCAAAAAAGATTGAACTGTTAAATGATTTATATAATGCTTAA
- a CDS encoding copper amine oxidase N-terminal domain-containing protein — MKMKKIVPVAMTALLFGSVAVTPVASANESNSTKVDQQVPQIQIDPVHIFNNTYGTVDHVNVAENITYYTIKDGEQSNILEVTKETLIFDNTGKKVELKKGDKIVAYTFANKPQKAIYPPQLNPDVVIVETETAGFVEVDYFFEDLTNTYDILRLNIGENTELLNLNGEKVTEKEIAEKHLVVFYTVTTKSIPAQTTPSKVIVLDNETQNATETTNVEAEIEEIIATDHYEVDGTKMVPLRMIAEKLGYTVESTGKGAIVSKGNLSYTITRGEKMFGLNKALRPLEAAPALLEAQKTYVPVEFVENYLK, encoded by the coding sequence ATGAAAATGAAAAAAATTGTACCCGTAGCTATGACGGCATTATTATTTGGAAGCGTAGCAGTAACACCAGTTGCTTCAGCAAATGAAAGTAATTCGACAAAAGTAGACCAGCAAGTTCCACAAATTCAAATTGATCCAGTCCACATTTTCAACAACACGTATGGAACAGTTGATCATGTGAATGTTGCAGAAAACATTACATATTACACGATAAAAGACGGGGAACAATCAAATATTCTTGAGGTAACAAAAGAAACACTTATTTTTGATAATACAGGTAAAAAAGTGGAGCTTAAAAAAGGCGATAAAATAGTGGCTTACACATTTGCAAATAAGCCGCAAAAAGCTATTTATCCACCACAACTGAATCCGGATGTTGTAATAGTTGAAACAGAGACAGCAGGATTTGTTGAAGTCGATTATTTCTTTGAAGATTTAACAAATACTTACGATATTTTAAGATTAAATATCGGTGAAAATACTGAGCTTTTGAACCTCAATGGAGAGAAGGTAACAGAGAAAGAAATAGCAGAAAAACATTTAGTTGTTTTCTATACAGTTACAACAAAAAGTATCCCGGCTCAAACAACGCCTTCGAAGGTAATTGTGCTTGATAATGAGACACAAAACGCTACAGAAACGACAAACGTTGAGGCAGAAATTGAAGAAATAATAGCGACTGATCATTATGAAGTAGATGGAACGAAAATGGTTCCATTACGAATGATTGCAGAAAAGCTTGGCTATACAGTGGAGTCTACAGGGAAAGGTGCAATTGTCTCGAAAGGCAATTTATCGTACACAATTACGCGTGGAGAAAAAATGTTTGGTTTAAATAAAGCGTTACGTCCTTTAGAAGCAGCACCAGCATTGTTAGAAGCTCAAAAAACATATGTACCTGTTGAATTTGTAGAGAATTATTTAAAATAA
- a CDS encoding DUF3006 domain-containing protein — translation MSSTKYTLDRIEDGYAIFLKYPDELDQVIISVAAIDKPIQAGDRVLIEEIGDAFHIEILKEETVQKKAEIQSLMEKLRRKNNHHDS, via the coding sequence GTGAGCTCGACTAAATACACTTTAGACCGTATTGAGGATGGTTATGCTATTTTTTTAAAATATCCGGATGAATTAGACCAAGTTATCATATCCGTCGCTGCAATTGATAAGCCCATCCAAGCTGGTGACCGTGTGCTTATAGAGGAAATTGGTGATGCATTCCATATCGAAATTTTAAAAGAAGAAACAGTACAAAAAAAGGCTGAAATTCAAAGTTTGATGGAGAAATTACGCAGAAAAAATAATCACCATGATAGTTGA
- a CDS encoding XylR N-terminal domain-containing protein — protein MKANRLVFENAIDINPRSGIIKFNGNRMILKSAEALGFFRRDIIQTLNMERAKGFLLRYGWACGYSAGGSIEKMYNWKELKELIRAGAAIHTLEGVVSVQIDVLEISDDKFEMEGKWFHSYEAEEHVRHFGFSDESVCWTLIGYVAGFLAKTYPKEIVVFEEKCRGKCDDYCKFVVRTKEHATPEQLDILRYFQDTSLADELDATYNELKTLNNSIVHSDTIHKQMTHAMLEGYTLNQLLHLLSDAIQCSVTIERRYLMKPIGYYFMYEDDERLYIGASRKKKEFRHEYEIMTMKKQLGTLVILCHNDLTREQEMIIERAVTVFSIYLYTQIQIAQSQWKRKSDFLDEVMSRQSSTEALIKKARNIFYFDPSKNNRVIVITSEHEELETLHSFLMTEYLNVECFIKNQEVLLILEDCERNIKYMSDFVSILSKRLKERFKQSTFQIGVGKNAEKLEEIGNSYNEARLICQFLRYAAPRQTQSAIYENFQHIMLFLKTTNPRELLHFYEEVLGQLLTYDEQNHASLVHTLEVFLNHSGNVNKTAKALNLSIPGFRYRMEKIEYLLQEDMRTGDGRFRCQLALKIYYAIKTLENNK, from the coding sequence ATGAAAGCAAACCGATTAGTGTTTGAAAATGCTATAGATATTAATCCACGCTCAGGCATCATAAAGTTCAATGGGAATCGAATGATTCTAAAATCAGCTGAGGCACTTGGGTTTTTTAGGCGTGATATTATTCAAACATTGAATATGGAGCGAGCAAAAGGTTTTTTGTTACGCTATGGTTGGGCATGTGGCTACAGTGCAGGTGGCTCTATTGAAAAGATGTACAATTGGAAAGAGTTAAAAGAGTTGATAAGGGCTGGCGCAGCTATCCATACTTTAGAGGGAGTTGTAAGTGTACAAATTGATGTATTGGAAATAAGTGACGATAAATTCGAAATGGAAGGTAAGTGGTTCCATTCATACGAGGCTGAAGAGCATGTCCGACATTTTGGTTTTAGTGACGAAAGTGTATGCTGGACATTAATCGGTTATGTAGCGGGCTTTTTAGCAAAAACCTATCCTAAAGAGATTGTCGTTTTTGAAGAAAAGTGTCGTGGAAAATGCGATGATTATTGTAAATTTGTTGTTCGTACGAAGGAACATGCCACACCAGAACAATTAGATATACTACGATATTTTCAAGATACTTCCTTAGCTGACGAATTAGATGCCACGTATAATGAGTTAAAGACGCTGAATAATTCTATCGTACATTCTGATACCATTCATAAGCAAATGACCCATGCAATGCTAGAAGGATATACGTTAAATCAACTCTTGCATCTGTTAAGTGATGCGATACAATGCAGTGTAACAATAGAACGTAGATATTTAATGAAGCCAATAGGCTATTATTTTATGTATGAGGATGATGAGCGACTATATATAGGAGCAAGTCGTAAGAAAAAAGAATTCCGACATGAATACGAGATTATGACCATGAAAAAACAACTTGGGACGTTAGTGATTCTTTGCCATAATGATTTAACACGCGAACAGGAAATGATTATTGAACGCGCTGTGACGGTCTTCTCAATTTATTTATATACACAAATACAGATTGCTCAATCACAGTGGAAAAGAAAATCTGATTTTCTAGATGAAGTCATGAGTCGACAATCTTCCACAGAAGCACTCATTAAAAAGGCGCGCAATATTTTTTATTTTGACCCAAGTAAAAACAATCGTGTCATTGTAATAACATCTGAGCATGAAGAGCTGGAAACTTTGCATAGCTTTTTAATGACAGAGTATTTAAATGTAGAGTGCTTTATAAAAAATCAAGAAGTCCTGCTTATTCTTGAAGATTGTGAGAGGAATATCAAGTATATGTCGGACTTTGTCAGCATATTATCGAAACGATTAAAAGAGCGATTTAAACAATCTACATTCCAAATTGGTGTAGGAAAAAATGCCGAGAAGCTCGAAGAAATCGGAAACAGTTACAATGAGGCAAGACTAATTTGTCAATTTTTACGATATGCAGCACCACGACAGACCCAATCTGCTATTTATGAAAACTTTCAACATATCATGCTTTTTTTAAAAACGACAAACCCTAGAGAGCTTTTACATTTTTATGAAGAGGTGTTAGGTCAGTTATTAACATATGATGAGCAAAATCATGCATCATTGGTTCATACGTTAGAGGTTTTTTTAAACCACAGTGGAAATGTCAATAAAACAGCGAAGGCACTAAATTTATCTATTCCTGGTTTTCGATACCGGATGGAAAAAATTGAATATTTATTGCAAGAAGATATGCGTACAGGAGATGGACGTTTCCGATGTCAATTAGCATTGAAAATCTATTATGCAATTAAAACACTAGAAAATAATAAATGA
- a CDS encoding HAD family hydrolase, with protein sequence MSINTIIFDLDDTLLWDKKSVKTAFEKTCEYAATVHTVNPTDLEDAVRKEARALYEGYEIYDYTVLIGINPFEGLWGTFDDATDSFQKMKGIVPGYRSEAWTRGLAALGIDDEKLGAELGERFVAERKVSPFLYEDTFAVLDELKGKYQLILLTNGAPSLQNLKLEITPEIAPYFDHIIISGDFGKGKPDVSIFEHVIEKAGITADEAIMVGDNLNTDILGSSRIGMRNVWINRENNVLNGVVTPTYEVESLTALLELVKKL encoded by the coding sequence ATGTCAATTAATACAATTATTTTTGATTTAGACGATACGTTATTATGGGATAAAAAATCTGTAAAAACAGCATTTGAAAAAACGTGTGAATATGCAGCAACAGTACATACGGTAAATCCAACTGACTTAGAAGACGCAGTGCGTAAAGAAGCACGTGCACTTTATGAAGGCTATGAAATATATGATTATACGGTGTTAATCGGCATTAACCCATTCGAAGGTCTTTGGGGAACATTTGATGATGCAACTGACTCTTTCCAAAAAATGAAAGGTATCGTACCAGGTTATCGCTCCGAGGCATGGACAAGAGGTCTAGCAGCTCTTGGTATCGACGATGAAAAGCTAGGAGCTGAACTGGGGGAACGTTTTGTAGCAGAGCGTAAAGTATCACCTTTTTTATATGAAGATACTTTTGCAGTTTTAGATGAGCTGAAAGGTAAGTATCAACTCATATTATTAACAAATGGTGCACCAAGCCTACAAAACTTAAAACTAGAAATTACACCGGAAATCGCACCATACTTCGACCATATCATTATTTCAGGCGATTTTGGTAAAGGTAAACCAGATGTATCTATCTTTGAGCATGTGATAGAGAAGGCTGGTATCACAGCGGACGAGGCAATAATGGTTGGCGATAACTTAAATACTGATATTTTAGGTTCCTCTCGTATTGGCATGCGCAATGTTTGGATTAACCGTGAAAATAATGTGTTGAACGGTGTTGTGACACCAACTTATGAAGTTGAATCTTTAACAGCGTTATTAGAGCTTGTGAAAAAGCTATAA
- a CDS encoding YheE family protein — MIQHFSFKPLYENTQLPGWAISFFYQRERYVAEYLKDGEIQWIGPIPPNEDDIKKMIHELMLYHVYD, encoded by the coding sequence ATGATTCAGCATTTTAGCTTTAAGCCTCTTTATGAAAACACACAGCTCCCAGGCTGGGCAATTTCGTTCTTCTATCAACGAGAACGCTACGTTGCAGAGTATTTAAAAGATGGTGAAATCCAATGGATTGGACCTATACCACCAAACGAAGATGATATTAAAAAAATGATTCATGAGCTAATGCTTTACCATGTTTATGATTAA
- a CDS encoding glycerate kinase, translating to MKVIISPDSYKGTLSAIEVANAMQEGIFDVNQSIETVILPVADGGEGTLASLVTSTEGRYITEYVVDPLGRMIKAQYGVLGDHKTCVIEMAQASGIMLLQDSEKNPELATTYGTGQLIKAALDEGFRQFIIGLGGSATNDAGIGMLKALGLQLKKEDDTPIADGVSALLDLTSIDASHLDLRLADANFIIACDVDNPLIGEQGATAIFGPQKGVKKQQISYYDSCLKHFADIVEKQYQIRLHDYKGAGAAGGLGGAFIAFLHGTFHAGIDIVIDAVQLKRHLLDAHFVITGEGKSDRQTLHGKAPLGVANVAKATGVPTVLLSGNIEENDRLALHEHFAIVESLVDNSITVQQAMQEPYHFIRMKTKKIFEHYS from the coding sequence ATGAAAGTCATTATTAGTCCGGATTCCTATAAAGGCACTTTATCTGCAATAGAAGTGGCGAATGCGATGCAAGAAGGCATTTTTGACGTTAATCAATCGATTGAAACAGTCATACTACCTGTAGCAGATGGTGGAGAAGGTACGTTAGCATCTCTCGTTACCTCAACGGAAGGGCGGTATATTACGGAATATGTGGTTGATCCATTAGGAAGAATGATAAAAGCTCAGTATGGTGTGCTTGGTGATCATAAAACATGTGTAATTGAAATGGCACAGGCCTCCGGTATTATGTTGTTGCAGGACAGTGAGAAAAATCCTGAACTAGCTACAACTTATGGAACAGGTCAATTAATAAAGGCTGCTCTTGATGAAGGATTTAGACAGTTTATTATCGGCCTTGGCGGCAGTGCAACGAATGATGCGGGTATTGGGATGTTAAAGGCACTCGGACTGCAATTGAAGAAAGAAGATGATACACCAATTGCTGATGGGGTATCAGCATTATTAGATTTAACGTCAATTGATGCAAGTCACTTGGATTTGCGTTTGGCTGATGCAAATTTTATTATTGCATGTGATGTAGACAATCCATTGATTGGTGAGCAAGGGGCTACGGCAATTTTTGGTCCACAAAAAGGGGTGAAGAAACAACAAATTAGCTATTACGATAGTTGTTTAAAGCATTTTGCAGACATTGTTGAAAAACAGTATCAGATTCGGTTACATGATTATAAGGGAGCAGGTGCAGCTGGGGGACTAGGGGGTGCATTTATAGCTTTTTTACATGGTACTTTTCATGCAGGTATTGATATTGTAATAGACGCTGTGCAGTTAAAAAGGCATTTACTAGACGCACACTTTGTTATAACAGGTGAAGGTAAATCTGATCGCCAAACATTACATGGAAAGGCGCCATTAGGGGTGGCGAATGTTGCAAAAGCAACAGGTGTACCAACGGTTTTATTGTCGGGGAATATTGAAGAAAACGATAGATTGGCATTGCATGAGCATTTCGCTATAGTCGAATCTTTAGTCGATAATAGCATTACTGTGCAGCAAGCAATGCAAGAGCCGTATCACTTCATTCGCATGAAAACAAAAAAGATATTTGAACATTACTCATAA
- a CDS encoding ribonuclease H family protein yields MHVSIEWVYKTPKGAGTILHSDEMPAAQALLLAEDMERTGRVKSLQFIDRQDTNWSFKELKAYLKEVDTEPHNITVYFDGGFDRTTKQSGLGCVIYYEQNGKPYRLRRNAFSTELKSNNEAEYAALYLGLVELELLNVHHLPICFVGDSQVVINQLSGEWPALEKDLANWADKIDAKLNELSIQPEYKPVSRKENSEADRLATQALKGIDITGLSEIVSE; encoded by the coding sequence ATGCATGTATCAATTGAATGGGTCTATAAAACGCCAAAGGGTGCAGGGACAATTTTGCACTCTGATGAAATGCCAGCAGCACAAGCCTTATTATTAGCAGAGGATATGGAGCGTACAGGTCGTGTAAAGTCACTACAATTTATAGATCGTCAAGATACAAACTGGTCGTTTAAGGAGCTTAAGGCATACTTAAAAGAAGTTGATACGGAGCCACATAATATTACGGTTTATTTTGATGGAGGTTTTGACCGTACAACAAAACAGTCAGGTTTAGGGTGTGTCATTTATTACGAACAGAATGGTAAGCCGTACAGGTTAAGAAGAAATGCCTTTTCCACTGAACTCAAGTCAAATAATGAGGCAGAATATGCAGCTCTTTATTTAGGTTTAGTGGAGCTAGAATTATTAAATGTCCATCATCTACCGATTTGCTTTGTGGGTGATTCCCAAGTTGTGATCAATCAACTAAGTGGAGAATGGCCAGCACTAGAAAAAGACCTAGCAAATTGGGCAGATAAAATTGACGCAAAGTTAAATGAACTTAGTATCCAGCCGGAGTACAAGCCAGTATCGAGAAAAGAAAATTCAGAAGCAGATCGACTGGCAACGCAAGCTTTAAAAGGCATTGATATTACAGGGTTGAGTGAAATAGTTAGTGAATAA
- a CDS encoding MBL fold metallo-hydrolase, producing the protein MKKIILGLFCILLLSGCTMSVETEKKPVIAGHEMRVHFIDVGQGDSIFIESPNGKTMLVDAGVKGAGPQVVSYLKEQGVKKIDIVVATHPDADHIGGLIPVLNALDIEQFYDSGKIHTSQTFEEMLTLIDTKNIPYTVPKTGDHIALDEKIAINVLNADESASDNNDASIVLKLTYGDISFLLTGDAGVALEKEMLAQNVKATVLKAGHHGSNTSSSQSFIQAVHPAVTVLSYGKDNKYGHPHDEVVERLQAIGSKIYATAETGSVIVSTDGVNYDVSAKEWSGTVTTTSTTQNGEVELISKDLVNEIVAIQNRSTEAVALKDWQLVSIEGNQIFNFPNVTLQPGKTIYITSGTDAREGQNYLKWTTRQIWLNDGDAAQLRNAKGEIVSELD; encoded by the coding sequence ATGAAAAAAATTATTTTAGGGTTATTTTGTATTCTATTATTATCTGGTTGTACGATGTCGGTGGAAACGGAAAAAAAACCAGTAATAGCAGGACATGAAATGCGGGTGCATTTTATTGATGTGGGTCAGGGAGACTCGATTTTTATTGAATCACCAAATGGCAAAACAATGCTTGTTGACGCAGGTGTCAAGGGTGCTGGTCCGCAGGTTGTTTCGTATTTAAAGGAGCAGGGTGTGAAAAAAATCGATATTGTAGTTGCGACACATCCAGATGCTGACCATATTGGTGGATTGATCCCTGTATTGAATGCGCTTGATATTGAGCAATTTTACGATTCAGGTAAAATACATACATCACAAACGTTTGAAGAAATGCTAACGCTTATTGATACAAAAAATATTCCATACACTGTGCCGAAAACAGGCGACCATATTGCCCTTGATGAGAAAATAGCAATTAACGTGCTAAACGCCGATGAATCGGCATCGGATAATAACGATGCATCCATTGTATTGAAACTTACTTATGGAGATATATCATTTTTATTGACGGGCGATGCGGGTGTCGCTTTAGAAAAGGAAATGCTAGCGCAGAATGTGAAGGCGACAGTGTTAAAGGCAGGACACCATGGCTCCAATACGAGTAGCTCGCAAAGTTTTATTCAAGCAGTACATCCAGCAGTAACTGTTTTGAGTTATGGCAAGGACAATAAATATGGGCATCCACATGATGAGGTTGTAGAGCGTTTACAAGCGATTGGTAGTAAAATTTATGCCACTGCTGAGACTGGGTCCGTTATCGTGTCAACAGATGGGGTAAACTATGATGTAAGTGCGAAAGAGTGGTCGGGCACAGTTACCACAACATCGACAACTCAAAATGGTGAAGTAGAATTGATTAGCAAAGATTTAGTAAACGAAATTGTAGCTATTCAAAATAGAAGTACTGAAGCAGTTGCACTGAAAGATTGGCAGCTCGTTTCAATTGAGGGCAACCAAATTTTTAATTTTCCTAATGTGACATTACAGCCTGGTAAGACGATTTATATAACAAGTGGTACTGATGCACGAGAGGGGCAAAATTATTTAAAATGGACGACAAGACAAATTTGGCTAAATGATGGAGATGCCGCACAATTACGTAATGCGAAAGGGGAAATTGTCAGTGAGCTCGACTAA
- a CDS encoding YlbF family regulator, translating to MTNIYNEINALEGAFRKTAEFETLKEAVEVVKADEEALNVFKNFRKIQIELQKKQLAGEDLLEDELVYAQKAAQLAQQNEKISAMLEAEMKVSKVIEEVNRILLKPIQTLYEDIQ from the coding sequence ATGACTAATATTTACAATGAAATTAATGCCTTAGAGGGGGCTTTCCGTAAGACAGCTGAATTTGAGACTCTAAAAGAAGCTGTAGAAGTTGTGAAGGCAGATGAAGAAGCATTAAATGTATTTAAAAACTTCCGTAAGATTCAAATTGAATTACAGAAAAAGCAATTAGCTGGTGAGGATTTACTGGAAGATGAGCTTGTCTATGCGCAAAAAGCGGCACAGCTTGCACAACAAAATGAGAAAATCTCCGCTATGCTTGAGGCAGAGATGAAGGTAAGCAAGGTTATCGAAGAGGTAAACCGCATTTTATTGAAACCAATACAGACATTGTATGAAGACATTCAATAA
- a CDS encoding DUF445 domain-containing protein, translating to MDNLLVTLLFMAIIGAAIGGVTNHLAIKMLFRPHEAIYIKNWRVPFTPGLIPKRRDELAKQLGLTVVNYLLTPETFRKKFFSKDIQDKVEQFVQSKVEETIFTDDKSIQDWLNLAGFSNMPATIEQKVETIVAGQFESIKNTLSTRSIRTLLSADIQNTIDAKIPVAVGHILEKGEDYFLSAEGELTIKAMIDDFLSSKGSLGGMINMFLGDSSSLVGKVQRELVKFLQAPGTNSLLTKIFMQEWEKLKDRPAMDYLEDINFEPILANLQSYVKEQLAVAERLNHPISYYWPNGSSWMKENVVPRFIEKAFIQAEDKLEDVLKRLNLQEVVREQVDTFPVSKLEELVLGISKREFKMITVLGAVLGGLIGIVQGLIVYLI from the coding sequence ATGGACAATTTATTAGTTACATTATTATTTATGGCAATCATTGGGGCAGCAATTGGTGGCGTAACGAATCATCTAGCTATAAAAATGCTGTTTCGACCACATGAAGCTATATATATTAAAAATTGGCGTGTGCCATTTACACCAGGTCTTATTCCGAAAAGACGTGATGAATTAGCAAAACAGCTTGGATTAACGGTTGTAAATTATTTATTAACGCCTGAAACCTTTAGAAAAAAATTTTTCTCGAAAGATATTCAGGACAAGGTAGAACAGTTTGTCCAGTCAAAAGTAGAAGAAACCATATTTACAGATGATAAATCGATTCAGGATTGGTTGAATTTAGCTGGGTTTTCAAACATGCCAGCAACAATTGAACAGAAAGTAGAGACAATTGTTGCGGGACAATTTGAATCCATAAAGAATACATTATCAACGAGGTCTATTCGTACACTGTTATCAGCGGACATTCAAAATACCATTGATGCAAAAATTCCAGTAGCGGTTGGACATATTTTAGAAAAAGGCGAGGATTATTTTTTATCTGCAGAAGGAGAATTGACCATAAAGGCAATGATCGATGACTTCTTATCTTCTAAAGGATCTCTAGGTGGCATGATTAATATGTTTTTGGGGGATTCCTCATCACTAGTAGGCAAAGTCCAACGTGAACTTGTGAAATTTTTACAGGCTCCAGGAACGAATTCGCTGCTAACTAAAATTTTCATGCAGGAATGGGAAAAACTAAAGGATCGTCCAGCTATGGATTATCTAGAGGATATTAATTTTGAGCCGATTTTAGCGAATTTACAAAGTTATGTAAAAGAGCAATTAGCAGTAGCAGAACGCTTAAATCATCCAATATCGTATTATTGGCCTAATGGTAGTTCATGGATGAAAGAAAATGTTGTTCCACGTTTCATCGAAAAAGCATTTATTCAGGCTGAAGACAAATTAGAAGATGTGCTGAAACGTTTAAACTTACAGGAAGTTGTCCGTGAGCAAGTAGATACTTTCCCTGTATCTAAGCTAGAAGAGCTTGTTTTAGGTATTTCAAAGCGAGAATTTAAAATGATTACCGTTCTTGGTGCAGTACTTGGTGGCTTAATTGGGATTGTGCAAGGTTTAATTGTCTATCTTATTTAA